The Crocinitomicaceae bacterium genome includes a region encoding these proteins:
- the gcvT gene encoding glycine cleavage system aminomethyltransferase GcvT: protein MKNTALTDKHISLGAKMVPFAGYNMPVQYEGVKAEHDCVRNSVGVFDVSHMGEFMIRGDKALDLIQKVTSNDASKMVNGQAQYSCLPNNEGGIVDDLIVYKFNDKEYMLVVNASNIEKDWNWISKHNTMGAEMQNMSDDTSLLAIQGPKAVEALQKLTSTNLAQMKYYTFEKGTFAGIPDVIISATGYTGAGGFEVYFPNKFANQMWDEVFKAGAAYGIKPIGLAARDTLRLEMGYCLYGNDINDTTSPLEAGLGWITKFTKDFTNSANLKAQKESGVTRKLVGFEMVDKGIPRHDYEIVDANGKKIGIVTSGTMSPSMNIAIGLGYVPTGLSSPGSEIYISIRDKALKAKVVALPFYKK from the coding sequence ATGAAAAACACAGCACTCACAGACAAGCACATTTCACTTGGAGCTAAAATGGTACCATTCGCCGGATACAACATGCCGGTACAATATGAAGGAGTAAAAGCAGAACACGATTGTGTGCGCAATAGTGTTGGTGTTTTTGACGTTTCTCACATGGGTGAGTTTATGATACGCGGTGATAAAGCACTTGATCTCATTCAGAAGGTAACTTCAAATGATGCGTCCAAAATGGTAAACGGACAAGCGCAGTATTCATGCCTACCAAATAATGAAGGGGGAATAGTTGATGATTTAATTGTTTACAAGTTCAACGATAAAGAATACATGTTAGTAGTGAATGCTTCTAACATTGAAAAAGACTGGAATTGGATCAGCAAACACAACACGATGGGAGCTGAAATGCAAAACATGTCTGATGATACCTCTCTACTTGCCATTCAAGGTCCAAAAGCCGTTGAAGCACTTCAGAAACTCACCTCTACTAATTTGGCTCAGATGAAATACTACACCTTTGAAAAAGGAACATTTGCAGGGATTCCGGATGTAATTATTTCTGCAACTGGATACACCGGAGCAGGTGGATTTGAAGTATACTTTCCTAATAAATTTGCAAATCAAATGTGGGATGAAGTATTCAAAGCCGGAGCCGCTTATGGTATTAAACCAATAGGTCTTGCGGCACGTGACACATTAAGACTTGAGATGGGTTATTGCCTTTATGGTAATGATATCAATGACACCACTTCGCCTCTTGAAGCCGGTTTGGGATGGATTACAAAATTTACCAAAGACTTCACGAATAGCGCTAATTTAAAAGCTCAAAAAGAGTCTGGTGTTACAAGAAAATTAGTTGGCTTTGAAATGGTTGACAAAGGAATTCCAAGACATGATTATGAAATTGTAGATGCCAATGGAAAGAAAATTGGTATTGTTACATCAGGTACCATGTCACCTTCAATGAACATTGCGATAGGTTTGGGTTATGTCCCTACTGGGCTATCAAGTCCCGGCAGTGAAATCTATATTTCAATTCGTGACAAAGCGTTGAAAGCAAAAGTAGTTGCCTTACCTTTCTACAAAAAATAA
- a CDS encoding purine-nucleoside phosphorylase: MLKKIVETVEYIHEMAPFAPEVGIVLGTGLGGLVKEIDVKYSIDYKNIPNFPVSTVESHSGKLIFGLLGNKKVIAMQGRFHYYEGYSLQDVTFPIRVMKMLGIKRLFLSNASGGVNPDYKIGEIMILNDHINLFPGNPLIGKNLDELGPRFPDMSDAYDREMIDMAKKIAYENKIEVSEGVYLGLTGPTLETPAEYNYVRVLGADAVGMSTVPEVIVARHMDIPVFAVSIVTDLGVKGKIKKVSVQDVIEVASTQEPKMTLIMKELISRI; encoded by the coding sequence ATGCTGAAAAAAATAGTTGAAACAGTTGAATATATTCATGAAATGGCGCCTTTTGCGCCAGAAGTAGGTATTGTTTTGGGAACAGGATTAGGTGGTCTTGTCAAAGAAATTGATGTGAAATATTCTATTGACTACAAAAATATTCCAAACTTTCCGGTTTCTACAGTTGAAAGTCATTCAGGTAAATTAATTTTTGGTTTGCTGGGCAACAAAAAAGTGATTGCCATGCAAGGTCGTTTTCATTATTACGAAGGTTACTCACTTCAGGATGTGACTTTTCCAATCAGAGTTATGAAAATGCTGGGAATAAAACGCCTCTTCTTGAGTAATGCATCAGGTGGGGTGAATCCTGATTATAAAATTGGTGAAATCATGATTCTAAATGATCACATCAATTTATTCCCCGGAAACCCGTTAATTGGAAAAAATCTTGATGAACTTGGTCCGCGTTTCCCAGATATGAGTGATGCCTATGATCGTGAAATGATTGATATGGCAAAGAAAATTGCGTATGAAAACAAAATTGAAGTTTCTGAAGGTGTGTACCTTGGTTTGACAGGGCCAACGCTTGAAACACCGGCTGAATACAACTACGTGCGAGTGCTTGGGGCAGATGCAGTAGGCATGTCAACTGTTCCTGAAGTCATTGTTGCAAGACACATGGATATTCCGGTTTTTGCAGTCTCTATTGTTACTGATTTAGGGGTTAAAGGAAAAATTAAAAAAGTAAGCGTACAAGATGTAATTGAAGTTGCAAGCACCCAAGAGCCCAAAATGACCTTGATTATGAAAGAATTAATTTCAAGAATCTAA
- a CDS encoding ATP-binding protein: MNRQFNYTRALKAEAIETANEFKILCVTGPRQSGKTTFCKNLFKKTKYINLEDPDMAGFARDQPRKFLSACKGRTILDEVQRVPELFNYLQGWVDKQGQNGQFILTGSSNFLLQEGISQSLAGRVGYIELLPFSQSELSINDAADDDVTSAIFRGGYPVVVTGKTSAARWNDNYIKTYIEKDLRLLRNIGSLSTFNRFLRVCAGRASQLLNLSSIANEIGVDVKTIDAWISVLEMSYIVYRLPPYHVNFNKRVIKSPKLYFYDTGVLCHLLGIRSASALASSRHYGEIFENFIVTEIVKNRKNHEQSGDVFFFRDSVGNEVDVVIDRGDSLVPIEIKSARRINSGDLRGVRWFNRFLRQSGGMLLYGGKDEKSFDDDLVALPFYEVMNL; encoded by the coding sequence ATGAATAGGCAATTTAACTATACTCGTGCGCTCAAGGCTGAGGCAATTGAAACTGCAAACGAGTTTAAAATTTTATGTGTCACCGGACCGCGTCAGTCTGGTAAAACTACTTTTTGCAAGAATTTATTTAAAAAAACAAAATATATCAATCTTGAAGATCCTGATATGGCTGGTTTTGCACGAGATCAACCTCGCAAATTTTTATCAGCGTGTAAAGGCAGAACTATTTTAGATGAAGTTCAGCGCGTACCTGAACTTTTTAATTACTTGCAGGGATGGGTGGATAAGCAGGGTCAGAATGGACAGTTTATATTAACGGGTAGTAGTAATTTTCTGCTGCAGGAAGGTATTTCTCAATCTCTCGCAGGTAGAGTAGGGTATATTGAATTATTGCCATTCAGTCAGTCTGAATTATCTATCAATGACGCCGCCGATGACGATGTTACTTCTGCTATTTTCAGAGGTGGATACCCTGTTGTTGTAACTGGTAAAACTAGCGCTGCTAGATGGAATGACAACTACATTAAGACCTATATTGAAAAAGATCTTAGGCTCCTTAGGAATATCGGAAGCTTGTCTACTTTTAACCGTTTTTTAAGAGTATGTGCAGGCAGAGCTTCTCAATTATTGAATCTGTCTTCTATTGCGAATGAAATTGGAGTGGATGTAAAAACAATTGATGCCTGGATTAGTGTATTAGAGATGAGTTATATCGTGTACCGACTCCCCCCATATCATGTCAATTTCAACAAGCGCGTTATTAAATCTCCTAAACTGTATTTTTATGATACCGGTGTGCTTTGTCATTTGCTTGGAATAAGATCTGCTTCTGCTTTGGCCTCGTCTCGGCATTATGGTGAAATATTTGAGAATTTTATTGTAACTGAAATTGTGAAAAACCGCAAGAACCATGAGCAATCAGGTGATGTTTTTTTCTTCAGAGACAGTGTTGGAAATGAAGTTGATGTTGTAATAGATAGAGGTGATTCACTCGTACCAATTGAAATAAAATCGGCTAGACGAATTAACAGCGGAGACTTGCGTGGAGTTCGTTGGTTTAACCGATTCTTAAGACAGTCTGGTGGTATGCTGCTTTACGGCGGCAAAGATGAAAAATCCTTTGATGATGATCTAGTTGCTTTGCCTTTTTATGAGGTCATGAATTTGTAA
- a CDS encoding 1-acyl-sn-glycerol-3-phosphate acyltransferase, with protein sequence MLYFILKYLSRLTIGIYFRRKSVIGKENIPQNVPVIFIANHPSAFMDPMLIATYVQQSIYFLAAGEYVGTGIRGWIFRKMLHMIPVYRPSTRPDDVHKNKQMFEHCYKHLSAGGHLMVFPEGVSVTQRKILPFKTGVARIARGAEIKNNFKLNIHFVPVGLNYSDPHQFRSDVFINIGKPIRVIDFISQDEKNEAHDIDQLTTKAEQALYETTLHVENEDDDKLLTQLDAIYTRDLKDELGIQFTEQVREFNVQKEMVNAIRYFREHNPVGLNNLAKKVDEYLNSLKAHGLSDEDIHDIQFSQSFRRIGIFIFGFPIFFVGAILNAFPWFLTQFILKRLRFKDSFQGSVAMGAGLIVFTLYYLISSIVLFFATPLSWWALIFPVVSYLFGVYAQIYRAAINYSVHRKRLRKLLKADQPAAEKLAEQRELLILQCEEFRAVYERSQHN encoded by the coding sequence GTGTTGTATTTTATCCTGAAATATTTATCCAGGCTGACAATCGGAATTTACTTCAGACGTAAAAGTGTGATTGGTAAAGAAAATATTCCGCAAAATGTGCCGGTTATTTTTATTGCCAATCATCCAAGTGCATTCATGGATCCCATGTTGATTGCAACTTATGTACAGCAATCTATCTATTTTCTGGCTGCCGGTGAATATGTGGGAACAGGAATTAGAGGCTGGATTTTTAGAAAAATGCTGCACATGATTCCGGTATATAGACCATCAACCCGACCAGATGATGTGCATAAAAACAAACAAATGTTTGAACACTGCTACAAGCATTTATCTGCCGGAGGTCATTTAATGGTTTTTCCTGAAGGCGTTTCAGTTACGCAAAGAAAAATTCTCCCGTTTAAAACCGGTGTTGCACGAATAGCAAGAGGAGCTGAAATAAAAAATAATTTCAAATTGAATATTCATTTCGTTCCGGTTGGTCTTAATTATTCAGATCCACATCAATTCAGAAGTGATGTGTTCATTAATATAGGCAAACCAATACGCGTGATTGATTTTATTTCACAAGATGAAAAAAATGAAGCACATGATATTGATCAACTAACAACTAAAGCTGAACAAGCTCTATATGAAACAACGCTTCATGTTGAAAATGAGGATGACGATAAATTATTGACTCAGCTTGATGCTATTTATACACGAGATCTTAAAGATGAATTGGGAATTCAGTTCACAGAGCAGGTCAGAGAATTTAATGTGCAGAAAGAGATGGTGAACGCAATCAGATATTTCAGAGAGCATAATCCTGTTGGCTTGAATAATCTTGCGAAAAAGGTAGATGAATATCTGAATTCTCTCAAGGCTCATGGTTTAAGTGATGAAGATATTCATGATATACAATTCAGCCAGTCTTTTAGACGAATTGGAATTTTCATTTTTGGATTTCCGATTTTTTTTGTTGGTGCTATACTCAATGCGTTTCCCTGGTTTTTGACGCAATTTATTCTCAAGAGATTACGCTTCAAAGATTCATTTCAGGGTTCAGTTGCTATGGGCGCGGGATTGATTGTGTTTACTCTATACTATCTAATAAGTTCCATTGTGTTGTTCTTTGCTACACCATTAAGTTGGTGGGCGTTAATTTTTCCTGTTGTATCTTATTTATTTGGTGTTTACGCGCAAATTTATCGCGCAGCAATTAATTATAGTGTACATAGAAAACGTCTGAGAAAACTGCTTAAAGCTGATCAACCTGCAGCTGAAAAATTAGCTGAGCAAAGAGAACTTTTAATTTTACAGTGCGAAGAATTCAGGGCTGTTTACGAAAGATCTCAACACAATTAG
- a CDS encoding WG repeat-containing protein: protein MYATHFILITLLITVLPCCTESSDHRATITDQVTIVDSTGQDSIQTNSAKTETLAYTDSIYPYGASINSTFKYGYKNHLGKLITEPIFDLAGPFCNGFAPVVQGDVHGIIDTTGELIYIFQKYKHALWYDELAGVYEFSGVSECMYKIQINDTSFGYINQKHQLVTQNIIQN, encoded by the coding sequence ATGTATGCGACACACTTTATACTAATTACACTGTTAATAACAGTATTGCCTTGCTGTACTGAATCTTCAGACCATCGTGCTACAATTACGGATCAGGTCACTATAGTTGATAGTACAGGTCAAGATTCTATACAAACTAATAGTGCAAAAACAGAGACATTGGCTTATACAGATTCAATTTACCCATATGGTGCATCCATTAATTCAACTTTTAAATACGGCTATAAGAATCACCTTGGTAAGCTGATAACTGAACCAATTTTTGATTTGGCTGGACCATTTTGTAACGGTTTTGCCCCGGTAGTGCAAGGTGATGTTCATGGCATCATTGATACAACCGGTGAACTGATCTATATATTCCAAAAATACAAACACGCATTGTGGTATGATGAACTTGCGGGAGTGTATGAATTTTCTGGAGTTTCAGAGTGCATGTATAAAATTCAAATCAATGATACTTCATTTGGTTACATCAATCAAAAACACCAATTAGTCACTCAAAATATTATTCAGAATTAG
- the lpxK gene encoding tetraacyldisaccharide 4'-kinase — MQFLKLLLFPFAFLYWAITGLRNLFYKYGIFKSSKFNLPIISVGNLSLGGTGKTPHTEYLIRLLKDKYQLATLSRGFGRKEYQFRIADDKATVNNLGDEPLQYHMKFGSSITVAVEANRVHGVMDICREKPSTNLILLDDAFQHRAIQPGLSILLTTLEKPFYQDWIVPVGNLRESRSGFKRADIIVFTKCKSLDLSNKENIISKLKPCSHQHVFFSTVTYGSMSSLTDDSMLFGLSGYQLIVVTGIADGAPLVEHLRENNEILYHCRYRDHHSFNTRDINEIHDLFDKFAGPQTLIVTTEKDAMRLKTPILTETLSDYPWYYQNIEVELDKPEEFKKLILDYAEKNS, encoded by the coding sequence ATGCAATTTTTGAAGTTATTACTTTTTCCATTTGCTTTTTTGTATTGGGCAATTACAGGATTGAGAAACCTGTTTTATAAATACGGCATTTTTAAATCATCTAAATTCAATTTGCCAATTATTTCGGTTGGAAATTTAAGTTTAGGCGGCACCGGTAAAACACCGCATACAGAATATCTTATTCGTTTATTAAAAGACAAATATCAACTTGCAACCCTTAGTCGTGGTTTTGGCAGAAAAGAATATCAATTCAGAATTGCAGATGACAAAGCAACGGTAAACAACTTGGGTGATGAGCCTTTGCAATATCACATGAAATTCGGATCATCTATTACTGTCGCTGTTGAAGCCAATCGTGTACATGGAGTAATGGACATTTGTCGTGAAAAACCAAGCACAAATCTGATTCTATTGGATGATGCCTTTCAACATCGTGCAATTCAGCCCGGATTATCGATTCTATTGACAACTCTTGAGAAACCATTTTATCAAGACTGGATTGTGCCGGTTGGTAATTTGAGAGAAAGTCGTTCAGGCTTTAAAAGGGCAGATATCATTGTATTTACAAAATGTAAATCGCTTGATCTGTCCAATAAAGAGAACATCATTTCAAAATTGAAACCCTGTTCACACCAACATGTTTTTTTCTCAACGGTTACATATGGTTCCATGAGTTCTCTGACAGACGATTCAATGTTGTTTGGATTATCAGGATATCAATTGATCGTAGTTACCGGAATTGCGGATGGTGCGCCTTTGGTTGAACATCTGCGCGAAAACAATGAAATTCTGTATCATTGCAGATATCGTGATCATCATTCGTTTAACACACGTGACATCAACGAAATTCACGATTTATTTGATAAATTTGCCGGGCCACAAACTTTGATTGTGACCACTGAAAAGGATGCAATGAGGCTGAAAACACCAATACTTACAGAAACGCTGAGTGATTACCCATGGTATTACCAGAATATTGAAGTTGAGTTGGACAAACCTGAAGAATTTAAAAAGTTAATACTTGATTATGCTGAAAAAAATAGTTGA
- a CDS encoding GNAT family N-acetyltransferase — protein MKYQLRPWKISDIEHLIKYADNPKIAVNMTDGFPTPYTRENGQNFLDMATQNPDRLFAIIVNHEAVGGIGIHPLSDIQRKNAELGYWLAEPYWNNGIVSSAIRKVTTIAFQNFDITRFFARPFGTNLASQKVLEKVGYKLEARLKDTFFKNGKFIDELIYSVRKNDWNCDSDNIHLHALTSDWK, from the coding sequence ATGAAATATCAACTTCGTCCATGGAAAATATCGGATATTGAGCATCTTATAAAATACGCTGACAATCCAAAAATTGCGGTAAACATGACAGACGGTTTCCCAACGCCCTACACGCGTGAGAATGGTCAGAACTTTCTGGACATGGCTACCCAAAACCCAGATAGACTGTTTGCTATTATAGTGAATCACGAGGCGGTTGGAGGAATAGGCATTCACCCTCTTTCAGACATCCAGCGCAAAAATGCTGAATTAGGTTATTGGTTAGCAGAACCCTATTGGAACAACGGAATTGTTTCATCAGCTATCAGAAAAGTAACTACAATAGCATTTCAAAATTTTGACATTACCCGATTTTTTGCAAGACCCTTTGGAACTAATTTGGCATCACAGAAAGTACTTGAAAAGGTCGGTTACAAACTTGAGGCACGATTAAAAGACACGTTCTTCAAAAATGGAAAATTCATTGATGAACTAATCTATTCTGTCCGAAAGAACGATTGGAATTGTGATTCTGACAATATTCATCTTCATGCACTGACCAGCGACTGGAAATAG
- a CDS encoding WG repeat-containing protein, with the protein MFCENRASVTVDGKIGFIDTSGVLVIPAIYTATGFFSQGLCHVTQSENNDQYYYIDINGQISIPGFYEDADAFRGDTAVVFKRGICRVINKSGKEIRKLNWDYFGGC; encoded by the coding sequence TTGTTTTGTGAAAACCGAGCATCTGTTACGGTAGACGGAAAAATTGGATTCATTGATACATCAGGAGTTCTTGTGATTCCTGCCATTTATACTGCTACCGGATTTTTTTCTCAAGGACTTTGTCACGTCACTCAATCTGAAAATAACGATCAATATTATTATATTGACATCAATGGGCAAATTTCAATTCCGGGGTTTTACGAAGATGCAGATGCATTCAGAGGCGATACTGCGGTAGTATTTAAACGAGGTATATGTAGAGTAATTAATAAAAGTGGTAAAGAGATAAGAAAATTAAATTGGGACTATTTTGGTGGATGTTAA